Proteins from one Camelina sativa cultivar DH55 chromosome 8, Cs, whole genome shotgun sequence genomic window:
- the LOC104706988 gene encoding shaggy-related protein kinase alpha — translation MASVGIAPIPGARDSTTTAHAATGVDKLPEEMNDMKIRDDKEMEATVVDGNGTETGHIIVTTIGGRNGQPKQTISYMAERVVGHGSFGVVFQAKCLETGETVAIKKVLQDRRYKNRELQTMRLLDHPNVVSLKHCFFSTTEKDELYLNLVLEYVPETVHRVIKHYNNLNQRMPLIYVKLYTYQIFRALSYIHRCIGVCHRDIKPQNLLVNPHTHQVKLCDFGSAKVLVKGEPNISYICSRYYRAPELIFGATEYTTAIDVWSAGCVLAELLLGQPLFPGESGVDQLVEIIKVLGTPTREEIKCMNPNYTEFKFPQIKAHPWHKIFHKRMPPEAVDLVSRLLQYSPNLRSAALDTLVHPFFDELRDPNARLPNGRFLPPLFNFKPHELKGVPVEMVAKLIPEHARKQCPWLGL, via the exons ATGGCGTCAGTGGGTATAGCTCCTATTCCCGGGGCAAGAGACTCTACTACTACTGCACATGCTGCTACTGGTGTTGATAAGTTACCTGAGGAAATGAATGACATGAAGATTCGAGACGATAAA GAAATGGAAGCGACGGTTGTAGATGGAAATGGGACTGAGACTGGTCACATTATAGTCACTACCATTGGTGGAAGAAACGGCCAACCAAAACAg ACGATCAGCTACATGGCGGAACGTGTTGTTGGACATGGATCTTTTGGTGTTGTGTTCCAA GCGAAATGTCTTGAGACAGGAGAAACTGTTGCGATAAAGAAAGTTCTACAAGATAGGAGGTACAAGAACCGTGAGCTTCAAACCATGAGGCTACTTGACCATCCAAATGTTGTGTCTCTCAAACACTGCTTCTTCTCAACCACCGAAAAAGATGAGCTTTACCTCAATCTTGTTCTTGAATACGTCCCAGAAACTGTTCATCGGGTTATCAAACATTACAACAACCTGAATCAGAGAATGCCTCTCATTTATGTCAAACTTTACACGTATCAG ATTTTTAGGGCTTTATCTTACATTCACCGGTGCATTGGTGTGTGTCATCGCGACATAAAACCTCAAAACTTGTTG GTAAATCCACACACTCACCAAGTAAAACTATGCGACTTTGGAAGTGCAAAAGTATTG GTAAAAGGAGAGCCAAACATCTCCTACATTTGCTCGAGGTATTACAGAGCTCCTGAACTTATTTTTGGAGCAACTGAGTATACGACAGCCATTGACGTCTGGTCTGCAGGATGTGTTCTTGCTGAACTCTTGCTTGGACAG CCCTTATTCCCGGGTGAGAGTGGTGTTGATCAACTTGTAGAGATAATCAAG GTCTTGGGAACGCCTACCAGGGAAGAAATCAAGTGCATGAACCCTAACTACACGGAATTCAAATTCCCTCAGATTAAAGCTCATCCATGGCACAAG ATTTTCCACAAACGCATGCCTCCGGAAGCTGTTGATTTGGTCTCAAGACTTCTTCAATACTCTCCTAATCTACGAAGTGCCGCT CTCGACACATTGGTCCACCCATTCTTTGATGAGCTAAGAGATCCAAACGCACGTCTGCCTAATGGACGTTTCCTTCCACCGCTTTTCAACTTCAAGCCTCACG AGCTGAAAGGTGTACCCGTGGAGATGGTAGCTAAGTTAATACCTGAGCATGCGAGGAAGCAGTGTCCTTGGCTTGGtttgtga
- the LOC104706987 gene encoding zinc finger CCCH domain-containing protein 3-like, giving the protein MPSGKYYCDYCEKEFQDTQVARKRHLQSKPHLRAKALWYSSSSDLNPQVSNFGTKGLCNRFITSNFCPFGNSCRYLHPQNNTGSTGFTNNTQPHADMINQHIQESTLNRDFVSGRVRTGWFDLPPSLKPPPEQGYPQLPSIDWG; this is encoded by the exons ATGCCGTCTGGGAAATATTACTGTGACTACTGCGAAAAGGAGTTTCAAGACACTCAAGTCGCTAGAAAACGCCATCTTCAGAGCAAACCTCATCTTCGAGCTAAAGCCCTTTGGTACAGCTCTTCCTCAG ATCTTAATCCACAAGTCTCCAATTTTGGGACGAAGGGTCTCTGCAATCGCTTCATTACCTCG AATTTTTGCCCATTCGGAAACTCTTGTAGATACTTACACCCTCAGAACAATACAGGAAGCACAG GATTCACCAATAATACACAGCCTCATGCTGACATGATTAACCAACACATCCAAGAGAGTACTTTAAACC GTGATTTTGTTAGCGGGAGAGTAAGAACAGGTTGGTTTGATCTTCCGCCATCTCTGAAACCGCCTCCTGAGCAAGGCTATCCTCAGCTTCCCTCTATAGACTGGGGATAG